GGCAAGGGTAACTTGAACAGAAAAGTTGATGTACAGTCAGCTGACGAGATTGGACAGCTGGGGCTAGCTTTTAACAATATGACAGAAAATGTAAAAAATTTGATAAAAGATATAAATGATAGTGCTTCTACACTATCAGAGTCAGCTGCTCAAATGAATAAGGGCATTGAAGAGGCTAACTCCTCTATGTCGGAAATTAGCAGTGGTATCGAAAGAGTCTCTGAAGGGGCAAGTGAAAATGCAAAGGCACTTAAGGATACTAATGCATCTGTAGAAGAAGTTTCAAAAGCTGCTCAGAGTATAGCAGAGTCAGCCCAAAATGCTGCTGAGGAAAGTGCAAATACAAATGATAATGCTCATAAAACTTTAGAAACTGTGGAAGATGTATCTCAAAAAATGCAAAAGGTAGACGAAGGAAGAACTGAAGTGGAAAGTATAATTGAAGAGCTATCTAGCGCGGTAGCAGAGATTAATAGTTTTGTTGATACTATCTCTGATATAACTGAACAGACTAATTTACTTGCTCTTAACGCTGCGATTGAGGCGGCAAGGGCAGGAGAAGAGGGAAGCGGCTTTACTGTAGTGGCAGATGAAGTACGCAAACTATCTGAAGAATCGTCTAACTCTGCTAAAGAGATTGAAAGGATAGTGTCTAATATTAGGGAAAATACTGACAAAGCCCTTACCTCCACCACTGAGGAAGGCAAAGAGATCAAGGCATCTGTTGAAGCAGTAGCTGATGTTAAAGAGAAAATTAATGAGATAGTAAATGCAATTGAAAGAGTTGATGGACAGATACAAGATATTGCTTCTGCATCTGAAGAACAATCTGCAGCGAGTGAAGAGACGAGCTCTTCAGTGGATAGCGTCCTTGAAGTTGTTGAAGACACAGCCAAAAATGCTGATACAATCTCAAGTGGAACTCAGCAGCAGGCTTCAAGTTTAGAAGAGATGAGTGCTAGCATGGAAGATGTAGAAAGGATTGCTAAGGAATTAATGGAGAAAGTAGATAAATTTAATGTAAATTAGATTATGATTCTAGTGCAAATAGTCTATTCACATAAGTATAGTGTTTTTTATAAACCTATAATGTGTACTAAAGCCCTTCTATGGTAGAATAGAGATAAATGTCTACTTATAGAAGGGCTTTTTGTTGTTACAAAACTTTGTTAATATGAATCTTTGCACCAGAATCAATTTTTGCTATTTTGACGGACTGGAGGGATACTTATCTTTAAAAATATCATCAAAAGTATTTTAATTCACCCTGAGAGAGGGGTGAGGGGTGGATGGAAGCTAGCTTTAATAGTGGTTATTACCCTTGTAATGTTTAATATTTTGGGCATGTTGGTTGGTCAGATTTTGACAGCTGTAGGAGATTTTGAGTTTGAAGAGTTTATATTAAGTCCTGCAGCCGACACTATCTACTTTTATATTTTCATGTCTATACAGCACATAAGTATTTTACTTGGAATATTGCTGGTTCTAAAGTTAATCGACAAAAGCAGCATTGCTGAGATTGGTTTAGATTCTATACGGGATAATTTTCGCGATCTTGTGTCTGGACTTATGCTTGGGGCGTTGTCCATAGTACTCATATTTACATTTTTGTTTACGCTAGATCAAATATCTATTGAAAAGTCACTGTTTCAGCCTGAATTTACACCTCATATATTTTATGGGTTGTATTTATTCGTCCTTGTAGGTGTGATTGAAGAGGTCTTTGCCAGGGGATACTGTATGAAAAAGGTGTTAAATCACGACAATGTATTGGTTCCGGTGATCGGATCATCGGTTATTTTTATGGTGATGCATCTAATGAATCCAGATCTTTCTTTTTTGGGTCTTTTTAATATTTTATTAATTGGAATTTTATTTGCGTATATGTTTATAAAGACGGGGAATCTCTGGATGCCTATTGGGTATCATATTACATGGAATTATTTCCAGGGTAATATTTTTGGTTTTTCTGTAAGTGGTATGTCGATGGAGGGAATATATAATGTAAGCTCGATGGAAGAGAATATAATGACAGGAGGAGGATTTGGCCTAGAAGGAGGACTACTTGCAACTTTTGTTATTTTATTAGGCTTTTTGGCTGTGAAGAGATATTAGCGAGGACGGTGCTGCTGCATCCTATCAGAGAAAGTATAAGAAGAACAAAATCGCACGGGGACGGCTATACTGCTATTTTTTTTGCAGTAGAACCGTCCCCGTTCTTCGTTTCCAAAAATTAAAAGTCAAATAAACTTATTAAATTTACAGTTTTTATAAATAATAAAAAGACCTGGTTATTTATAAAAAAAGAAACTGAAAGGAGCAAATTATGAATAAGATAAAAGACAGGTTAATTGCTGGTGCTTTAAGTGGGATTGCTGCTAATGTGGTCAAAATTGGTATCGAACATGCATCGAAGACATTTGGTTATACTGAAGAGACAGGGATGGATAAAGCAGCAGGATTTTTCTTATCTCCAAGTAAAGTAATGACTCCTAAAGGTAAGTTAATCGGTTTTATAGGCGATACTACTATAGCAGGCGCTCTTGGAGTGTTTGCAAGTTATTTGATGACTATCACTGGTAAAGACTATTATGCCTTAAAAGGGCTAACTATTGGAAATATGTCGTGGAGTACTATGTATGGAGTTATGGCCTCACTTGGATCTACAACTACAAAGTCTGATGAACCTAATACCTATCTAACCTCTTTAATATCTCATACAGCATTTGGCATTACAAAAGCTTATATTTTAGTAAATATAGCTGATTCTGGGATTTTTAAGCCTCATTATCAAGCACTGGGAAAGCCAAAAGAAGAATCTGATTCTGCTAGTGTTAAGTCCTCAAATAATAGTTGAGGCAAATTAAGCAAGATAAAAAGGCTAAACTTAGCTGGTCTAACTAAGTTTAGCTTTATATTTTAGTTTGTATAGTTTTTACAGACATACTTGAAATCTTTAGAGAAAGAATAAAGCATAACAATAACAAAAAGCAGCTCAAGAAAAAGGGGCAAAAATTTAGATGCGTTTTATGAAAAAATTAAACGAACTAAAATCAAAATTAAAAAGTAAAACCCAAAAAAAAGACAGCCATTACTGGTTAAAAGATGATTATAACCTTGAGAAGCGTCATGAACTTATAAATAAAGAAAATGTTAAAAAAAGCTTGGACGAGAATATTGAAAATATAAGGAAAATACTCGGAAAAAGTGATGACCTGATTATAAACAGCCTGGAACTAGGCGATAAAGATATAAAAGCTGCTGCAATTAATATTGACGGTCTACAAGATTCCAGGGGAGTGGAGAGGATTTTTGCCGATATAACCGGGGAAATCCATAAAACTAACCTGCCGGCTTCATCAAATGAAGAAATCTTTGAAACCATCCATAAAAAAATCAGCAGTAACGAAGAAGTAACTCCAGAAACAGAATATGAGAAGATATTCGATAAACTTCTTATAGGTGAAACTGTCATATTAATCGACGGCATTGATAAGGCCTTAATATTTGATACTAAAAGCTGGGATGTAAGACAGGTAGAGGAGCCAGAAACTGAACGTACCATTCGGGGATCAAGAGATGGATTTGTCGAATCGGTCAAAGTGAATACAGCCCTTATTAGGCGAAGGATAAGAAGTCCTAACTTTTGGATTGAAAGCATGGATATAGGAAGGGTTACAAAGACCAAGGTTTCCTTTGCTTATCTAAAAGGTTTGGCAAATGAAGACTTGATTAATGAGGTTAGAACCAGGCTGCAAAAGATCGATACAGATAGAATTCTAGAAAGCGGTGAAATAGAGGAGTTTATAATGGATACTCCTTATACTATATTTCCCCTTGTTCACAAGACAGAGAGAACAGATATAGTAACATCTAATATTTTGGAAGGGAAAGTAGCTATATTTACCCAGGGTACACCAATAGTCCTTTCGGTACCTAATGCTTTTGATGAGATGCTTCAAGCACCAGATGATTATAATGAAATTTTCCCTATAGGTTCATTTATTAGACTGGGCAGACAATTAGGATTTTTAATTTCTATGCTTTTGCCAGGTTTTTATGTAGCTATATTTAATTTTCATACAGAGCTTGTTCCAACTTCACTACTGTTAAGGGTAACTGCAGCAAGGCAGGGGGTGCCCTTTCCCAAAGTTATAGAAGTGCTTCTTATGGAGTTTGCATTTGAATTACTTAGGGAAGCAGGGCTAAGGCTTCCGGGAATGATAGGGCCGGCAATTAGTATTGTAGGAGCTTTGATCCTTGGAGAGGCAGCTATCCAGGCGGGAATTGTATCTCCTGCAGTGGTGATAATTGTTGCCCTGACTGCTATAGCTTCTTTTATGACCCCTTCATTTAGCCTTAGCATTTCCGGTCGAATTTTAAGATTTGTGATAATTTTGGCTGGGGCTACTATGGGGCTTTTTGGAGTGCAATTTATTTTTATT
The Natranaerofaba carboxydovora genome window above contains:
- a CDS encoding methyl-accepting chemotaxis protein; the encoded protein is MILLRRAEMIMHPFSPDLEGENVEDMEDPDGVYLFQEFVDVATEEGEGHVEYQWQYYDDEDRIEPKISYVIGFEPWGWIVGTGIYVEDINPLVMNRTLVILGLIAGTIVISIVLTKIAANKMILTPLKSLVDGAKEIGKGNLNRKVDVQSADEIGQLGLAFNNMTENVKNLIKDINDSASTLSESAAQMNKGIEEANSSMSEISSGIERVSEGASENAKALKDTNASVEEVSKAAQSIAESAQNAAEESANTNDNAHKTLETVEDVSQKMQKVDEGRTEVESIIEELSSAVAEINSFVDTISDITEQTNLLALNAAIEAARAGEEGSGFTVVADEVRKLSEESSNSAKEIERIVSNIRENTDKALTSTTEEGKEIKASVEAVADVKEKINEIVNAIERVDGQIQDIASASEEQSAASEETSSSVDSVLEVVEDTAKNADTISSGTQQQASSLEEMSASMEDVERIAKELMEKVDKFNVN
- a CDS encoding CPBP family intramembrane glutamic endopeptidase, translating into MRGGWKLALIVVITLVMFNILGMLVGQILTAVGDFEFEEFILSPAADTIYFYIFMSIQHISILLGILLVLKLIDKSSIAEIGLDSIRDNFRDLVSGLMLGALSIVLIFTFLFTLDQISIEKSLFQPEFTPHIFYGLYLFVLVGVIEEVFARGYCMKKVLNHDNVLVPVIGSSVIFMVMHLMNPDLSFLGLFNILLIGILFAYMFIKTGNLWMPIGYHITWNYFQGNIFGFSVSGMSMEGIYNVSSMEENIMTGGGFGLEGGLLATFVILLGFLAVKRY
- a CDS encoding spore germination protein encodes the protein MRFMKKLNELKSKLKSKTQKKDSHYWLKDDYNLEKRHELINKENVKKSLDENIENIRKILGKSDDLIINSLELGDKDIKAAAINIDGLQDSRGVERIFADITGEIHKTNLPASSNEEIFETIHKKISSNEEVTPETEYEKIFDKLLIGETVILIDGIDKALIFDTKSWDVRQVEEPETERTIRGSRDGFVESVKVNTALIRRRIRSPNFWIESMDIGRVTKTKVSFAYLKGLANEDLINEVRTRLQKIDTDRILESGEIEEFIMDTPYTIFPLVHKTERTDIVTSNILEGKVAIFTQGTPIVLSVPNAFDEMLQAPDDYNEIFPIGSFIRLGRQLGFLISMLLPGFYVAIFNFHTELVPTSLLLRVTAARQGVPFPKVIEVLLMEFAFELLREAGLRLPGMIGPAISIVGALILGEAAIQAGIVSPAVVIIVALTAIASFMTPSFSLSISGRILRFVIILAGATMGLFGVQFIFILVAIHLASLRSFGYPFFAPLAPLIISDWGDFLVRIPWWAKKVKPKLTTGRSPNRFKGKKQFMPSGLETRDEPYSLNEDKRNEEGNNGKQGDES